A stretch of DNA from Tigriopus californicus strain San Diego chromosome 11, Tcal_SD_v2.1, whole genome shotgun sequence:
AGAAAAGgccttgaaaaacaaaaaaaatgtctgatGGGTCAAAGTCAATATCAGACAGGTtttccgtctgtgggtgtggatTAGAGCCATTTAACTTATACTGTTAGGATGTGCTTGCTTCTACATTTTGATtacttcatttcaaaatcatgttaTGCATCATATTTGTGGCGTTGAAATTGGTTTTAGTCCGGTTTTTTATGGCGCACTTTTAAGGCATATGTGTTGCGAGTCCATCTAAGTCACAAAGGTATCCTTCCCATTGCGAAATTTTTTTATAGTGTTTTATTGGCAATCTCGATACAGGATTAGTTACTTTGTTATTATATTTATTTGCATTACTCCGAATGACAAAAATTCAATAATCCCGCTTGGAGCGGGATAAATGGGCTTTTCCCGGGTTTTTTGAAGTTGGCCATACGTTAAGAATATGCAAAAGACAAGGTTAACTGAACTCATTACCAGTTTTGTGAatcagacaaagaaaaaaaaatcacctcaTTTTTCTGGGTGATTTCAAACTGACTGGTATggtttaataataataaaaaatggaGTCAagtggaaggaaaaaaatggattcgGATCGAATTGAGTGAAATCtttcggatcggattcggattacaaGAAATCACTTAAGATCGGATTAGGAGACCCTATCGGAAACGATGCCCAGGTCTAGTGGGTATTTAGCGTCTAACAGTTTCTTTGCAGAAAAGTTGGAAGGGAGAACCGAACCGGAGACTTCTCTCATGCCAAGAAGCTGCGCTAACCACTTAGTGGACTTTCTATTACAAGGGAATGTCCAAAAGCAGTAGACTACCTCCCTCTTGTGTACATTGCTTTTCCTTTGGTCTGTGGATGGAATCCAGACAACAAAAAGTCTGAAGTCTCACAATTGGTCTAGGTTCTTTTGAAAGAACCCCTACAATGGAGATCCCCGCTCGCGGTCTCGGAGTCATGGGCAAATTCCGGGGATAAACCCAAGTTGTCACATTTGTCTAATTCTCGAGACAGATCACTTCTCATTCAAGTGGTATACCCACCCCTCCTCATCTTCCTCGTCTTGTGTGCCCAttcatctatctatccatccatttgcttttttccGTGTTACTGGCCAAAATCATcccctctccctccctcttaTTCAATGCTTGGAAAAAATGCCGGGGATCCTCACTAGAAATTTTCACCCTCTTTGGTCTTCTCGTCGCCCCCTTGATCCATGTTCTATGTCTGAGTAGTACCACACTACATGTTCCAAAGGAAGAGCGCATATTGCGTGAGCATTAATTCGCCAACTTGATCCTCGGCAGGCTTGTAGTAGCATCACCTTAAGTGCACCAATAAACTTGGCTTCAGGCAATGGCTCATTCTCTGTGGAGAAGAACAGGGTGTGCCAAAAGTTTGCGGTTGATCTCAACCAAGTGAAGCACGAGCATGTATGAGTCTGCCGGATTGTACAATTCTAATTTATAAAGATATTCGGCCACTTCCATGCATTACTAATATATTGtgtgcaatatattttgaaaaaattggaatccttcaatattcttttttgctaattttacTGTACTTACAATGCCAGGACTTTCTGTGTGATTTATTGGATTGAATTTTAGAACTACCCCTTCCAACTACATGTCTTGTTATGGAGAATGAAGGCTTTAACTTCAATGAACATAAAGTCCAACCTCGTGCCGGTAATCTTGTAAAATGACACTTCAAACATATCAGATGACAGTCTGAAAGAGAGATGTCATATGCCTCTTGAAaacaatagcaacaacaacacaaacagGACTTCAAACATGGAAAAGTCATTGAGGAAATTATGTTGATTTTTGATAGTGTATGGTTGTTTTTGCGTTCCCTGTCATTTTGGTGAAATATCTCATAATGAGCCTATTTACAGCCTTAGGAGGCTAAGAAGTGGGACATTCTGTGCCACCTCCCCAAAATGGATCGCCTTATCGCCAGAACTAAATCCTCATCTGCTAAACAATAACAACCGTCCCCAGAGGACATTTATTGTCCCAATTTCGTTGTGCTGCCTCCTTCCCCACCTCGGTCCCAGCCTTTACTTGGTGTCCACACTGGCACCGACCGAGAGTATTCATTACATTATGAATGAAGAAGCTCTTGAGCGCACAACTgagatgaagagagagagagagagcattggaacaaaattggaaaGAGATGCACACCTCTactccttccttctcttcgCTTTAGGTCTCGTGAAAGTGCATTTCAAGAAAGTAGGGTCTCGTTCCAGGGTCTGTGGTTCATTGCCGAAAGCTGTTGGCTCACTAGCAAAACATAGTTGTTGTAGCTAATTATTTTACCGCGGTgggaaaaatgtgcaaatgcTATAGAGATATATCAGTAATGGAAAAATGGCTTGGTTTTATGGTTGTTGAatgaatttcctttttttttttgccacgaACGGAAATGTACTAAAATGCAACAGAGACATGACTTTTTCGATTTTCCTTAAATGTGTCCGCAAttcagctttttttctttggtcgCAAAACGGGAATTCGATgaaatgtgatttttttttcgggctTTTCAGGACCATCTGGGCCCAAACCTCTGTTTTGGGCGGGATCCTTATCGAATTCAATGTAATTTCAGACAAATCTTCAGACAGACAGTCTACCGTTTATTGTTTCAATTGCAAACCAAGTGGAAACATTTCAGAGATTCTTTGCAAACGATTCCTTGTATTTCCACCCCCTCAACCCCCTTGTTCCATGGATCCTACTTGCACCACCACAATAGCCCTCTTGATGCTACTCCTGTTTGAACGTAAGAAAGAGGGAGTTCCTTTTTTACTCTCCTAAAGttggaaagaaagaatttTTGGTTGTTGCCAAGTCATGTGAACTAGCaccccttctctctctttaaAAGCAATACCTACTGTCCCACAGTACCACCCTCTGATAAGCAGTAGTACATTGGAAGTACAAAGGGGATCTTCTTTGTTGCAAGTGGTTGGGTGGAGAATGGAACAAACATGGGTGGGTGTTTGAAGACCAGTACATGATGGAATTTGTGTTCCCTTTGAATGTGCAGCACAGATTCCAACTATTCCTCCCTGGAGATCTCTGTGGAGAGTTCGAATTTCAACCATACTACTGACACATGAATACGAAGCTCTAAAAAGTGTACTGTTCCAAGAGCGAGCGGATTTTGTGAATAATCTTCGTTTTCCGTTCCCGTTTCCAGGTTAGTCGGCAGAATTTCCGCGAGGATGACTCCCAGCTTCCGGTCCGTTTTGCCTTTGAGCCTTTTCTTCGGGCTGTGCTCGTCTTACGTGGGCAACTCTTTTGAATATGACTCTCCTCGACGTCAAGTGGAAGTCACGAATGAGCACCTTTATCAAAGTCCAAGGATTGTAATCCTTGGCGCCACTGGCGTGGGCAAGTCAAGTTTGGCCAATGTTCTCTTGGGCCGTGACAAGAACTATGATGGTCGAGGCCACCTGGATGGTTGCTTCAAGGTCATGGGACTCAATAACCACGGATCGTCCGTGACCAAAAAGACATGTCCTGATGCGGGCCATTGGTTGGGAAATCTGTCGGCACCGTTGTTCACGGTGATCGACACCCCCGGGTTTGGGAACAACCTCATTGAAGAGGAGAAGACCATTGAAGGTCTCGTGAACGTCCTGAAGGACGAGATCAAATACATCCATGCCTTTGTGATTGCATTCAAACAGCAAGACAACCGCATGACGGCGTCTCTGCGGAGCATGATTGGGTTGTTCCAAAAGATGTTTGGCGATGGGTTCTGGGAGAACGCCATCTTAGAGGCCACGCATTGGAACTATCATCCCAAGAACGTGGAGATCCGAGACTCCTCCGAGCCTCGACTCACCGAGAAACACTGGTCCCGGGAGTTCAACCGACTCTTCCATAACGAATACGGACTGAAGAAGCCCCTGAATGCTGTGTTCATTGATACCTTTTACGATCCTCACAACCCGTCGGAAGTGGCCAAATTCAAGGCAAACACCGACACTCTCTTCCAATTTTCCCAGAGTCGGAACCCGTTCGAATGCAAGGATATCAAGATCGCCCTCACGGAGATCCGGCAACTTCAAAATGACATCTACGAACTGGAGAACAACAAACGTGAGCAGATCAAAACCATCCAGGATCTTCTGGAGTCGAACTACGTGCTGAACCGGACTCTCCAGCGAGCTGGCCTCACCACACCCGCTCCTACACTCTACCCTGCCAGTCTTCAGAACCAGTATTGTTGGTCCAACAAGTGCTACACGCCCACGGAGTTCGCCCTCTTTGGCATTGGTATTTGCGTCCTCGGCATCCTCATCGGCATCGTGGCCGTGGCCTGGTTCCGAAACCAATGCAGCCCCGAAGACAAGTATTACAGCTACAGTGTCGACGAGACGCCCCCACCCATTCAAACCAGTGCCAAAAATGGCGACATCCAGCGTCACGACTCATCCATGTTGTCCAACTCGGACTCGGGCGGGTTCAACAGCCACAAGTACGACTCGGTGGTGGCCGTCTCACCCAACGCTCGACGGGACTCGGTCGTTCAACCCGGGGACTTATCCACCGATGTGATTCGTTGTGACGACCAAATCAACGGCAACGTCCACTACATGGCCAATGGTGGAGGTCCACTCGAGACGATGATGTGACAGTGCGCCTTTTTCTATCCAGGTTCTTCCCCCATGCTCATGGATGACTCCCTCGTTGCTTCCTCGGCGTCTTCGCCCATTGTGAGTGTGGCTCAAATGCACCATCCCCCGCCACCCCCGACGAACTTGAACCTGACCTTGGCCTCCAACGGAATGGCCGGCCGGGCTGGAGGGGGTGGTTTGGAGGCGGGGGTATTGGCCAATCGAGAACACTTGGTGTCTGTGCAACCCAGGCCACCCCCCACCTCCATGGTGTTACCTACTCAAGCCCCTTTGAGTCACACTGATGGGCCCTATTTTTACTACTACTGAACATGCGGGGAAAGCAATCTAGGAGCACAAACCGATCAATGCAACGAGACTCATACGTCATGTACTCTTAGAGATCCCCAAGACTCGCATCACAAACTGATTGACTACAATGTAGTTGGAAGACGACAGTATTGAGTGCTCCCTCATATCTATCCCCTCATTCCTGATCTGATTATTCTGGATTTCGCTTTGGTTTTGTTGTAACAAACCCACGTACAACCGATTTTTTAGAAGCCTCGTCTTTTGATATTTGTAGCGGACTACATGCTGAATACTGATCTCGATTGTTCTTTCGATAGCAATACactaaatattttgaaaccgATGATAGTTGCGCCATGTGTGTTTCGTTAGGCATGCAATTCTAAGTGTCtatcaatcaatttccaaTATTGGAAGAAAGGTATGTGTAAATTGCATTAAGAGCTAGATCAAGGCTCATTGTAGCGGACCCCTGTCAATTATTTGGCTTGGTATCATTATGCAGCCATGAATATCCATAATCTGTGCACCAATGAGTAGTTAATTGCTGAAGTTCACGGCGTCTTGaaaatctaaaagaaatgCGACATATTCGTCACCGAACAGCTCCAAGGTCATGGATTTCCGAATATAAGCTTTTAGGCGTGGTGCTGTCATTGGCGATCTAGTTATGGGTATtgaatttttgcactttcaaacgAGTTAATCCGAGCGAAATAAAAACATCGAGACAAGTCATAAAATGAATGATACTTGTTGACGAAAAGTTGTAGGGATGCTTTTAATTCcagttttttgtcttttagaGAATACCTGTTTTTAAATTGAACTCTTGATACTTCTTTACTTCACCAGTCTCTAATTTGAAGCTCTCTTGGAAACTGAAGCTTCCTTGAAGCACAGGACGGCATGGCTGAACACAGGTAGGGAGGCCTTTGGTGTTGagtttttcggacttccttgccgctactgggaatagaattcccagcagttcaagacgagaaacttAATCTACTTAACTTTACTTCTTATTTATTATTTaatcattattattaattaGAATCGGCGGATTTGGCTAGCTCTTGAACATAGGaatgatcaggaattttagtcacaAATTTGTCTAAGCCTGACTTAGATCAGACCTGAGATCAACAATgcccacgtattccctacgtacgaatattggaggaagcaaattgtacaatgaaggagcccgagaaaggagagaagtggacttcattgttcgaaccagcctggattctcgtgGCCTGAAGGTGCTTttaaaacgcacattaagcttatatggtcattagaattgaccctaaatcctggattgggactgAGCTCATGGATGTTTCTGAAGACGTACAAATCAGATATATTTCGCACCTTCTCAGAACACTGTATAGTGCCAACCTTTTtcgtctctcccaatacgaaagctctcttatccctgtgatgttcctacgTAGTGAAACAATTTATGAtctgttcgaccttttgcaaacctgctgaattcattggaacccaaatggtgaagcatattcaagatttggctgaacaatcgacttgcacagggtaagcatcgtgatactatctctgggcTTAAACGagcaatatatccaaccacacatttgaaaacctttacccatcttcaactggatatgctcatcgaactttccattattttggaggaccgCGCATAAATCTTTCATTGATGAAACCTGCTCAGTattttacctccattatctacgagtggagtgtctaatggcgtcgacccaaaggtaCATATTACAATAAGCagcccaagagtagatttggtctaggacctctaccagacaaccagagttctgaccattccttaCATAATCTATTTTGTAccatcagcataagaagagtTACTGACTTTACTGCAtctaagcttctgaagtggagcaatgaaaaggatgaaaaaagagGACCAAAATGGATCCCTGAGAAACACCCGACTcaacatcatgtatgtcactaaaggATCCTCGACCTAACTAATTGCTTTCCATCATGTTAAATTGATCTCTCCCGAAGAATTAGTCCAAATTGCCATGGTCTCGAAATTCATACATGGGTGTCTATGGAAGTTATCCAAGCGGTGGTGAGCCTTTTGTAAGGAACTAGCTTAATCTCAACACTCTGCTTGTGGTCTCACACATCTTTGCCTAAATGTAAAACATCACCAATGTTATCCACCTCTGTTCTTTTCGTTAGTTGAATATATCCTCCTTGaacatattgtttttttcGAAGGACGATGATCGCTTGAACTATTTGTTACCATCTTTGAcacaaactcatttgaataacCTGTTGCAAATCGTGGCCTTAAAGCTTTGCCTGTACCTTTCCATCAAAGATATTTAGCTTATCAGAAATTTCCTTGATCACAAAGCATTCCTCATGGGTGTTGGCACAACGACCAAAAATACCCGTTTCGtacatgaagaaaaagaaatctgcAGAATATTCCATTCTTGATCTTATTGAGGACTTCAATAGTTTTCCATAAACTTTCCATCTACAATATTTTGTCTTTAAATGTGTAGCAAGAGAAATAAAGTGTTTCTTACGGCAAGTGTCTCTCTACTATGCCTCGATTCATGGTCAGTCCTGGAGAGGCTCCTGTTTAAAAAAGACCTATACATCAAGTTTTGGCTGACTTAAAAGTCAAATTCTCTCTGGATTTGTGGGAAAGTTCCACGAGTTTTCAGATTCGTCTGGTAGCTTTTTGCATTAAGTTTGATGATCCCTTCAACGTTTTGGGTGCGATTTATTTGGATTCAGCAAGCACGATAATTGATGGGCTCAGCCATTTCACTTTCCTCCATAATGTACATATGTTTTGTAATGTAACTTTCAATGCTTGATTTGTTTCTGGACAAAACTAGCATTTGATAATCGATGAGTATGACTTGGTTGGCAATAAAGGATCGGCTATCACGGTCATTTTATTTAGTGCAGAAAACCTTAATGTATGAAAACAAGGGCAATGAATGTCCTTAGATTTTGTTTGCAATAATACTTGACGTAGAAttgaaaattctttcaaaCGTTACATGCTAATCAATGAACACCTTTTCAACAGCTATTGCCAAACTTTGTGTTTGGGCAGAGTCAATAAAATCTCCGGACTGTCTGTAGTGTAATCTTATCTCAAATTGATAGAATCCAGAAATCAGTGACACATTATCTTTTCCGTCAACTTGGTGTGTCAAAAGTTCCGAAGGGGTAACATATCTTATGAAAATGAACTATGAAATTGTGGATaaatgcatttattttttttccaaatttgagtaTAATTGTTTTGTGgtcaaattgctttgaaagagCATACCTCAAAAATTCAGCAGAATTATTAAGTTATGTACAATTACCTTTCTTATTTTGATGTAAATGTGCCCAAATAGAGATTTTGGACCCATCTTAACTCTGGGTTAGTCCGTTATTATGACATTGTAAACATCTTAAGTATATTTGATTATCTTTGATGATAAGATTATCTTTTGTCACTGAATGGCTCTGAAATTGCGTTCCATCTGTCGATTGGgaacattttgttccaaagtcaGTTACACTTGGCAGATTCCGAACCTAAAAAGAACATTATAAGTAGGATAATAATATTTTTATAGAtatgtgcaaatcattttcattctttttggtgGTATGGTAAATATTGCTTTGGAATCAATTTGAACTGATATGATGATCCCCAAGGCAAGTGTGTGGTTTTGCAGAGCTAAACAAATAGTTAAACTGAACAGATCACTCAAAAAAATTCCTTATCTTCAGTATGTCAGAGTCTCCAAATGTTGAGATTCTGTGCCAATCTTGCTACAGTTAAAGTTgtattttgaagcttttccCATCCGACTTACGAATACGTAATtcacaaaataaaaagaaacctCATAACCTTAAACAAAAAGTCCCTTTTTCATAGCCTTTTTATTCACATcgaaatcataaaaaaaatgcacacAACAAAGAATCTGTTCTTCACAACCGACCATCTACTAGACTCAGCTTCCAGCCTTTTTTTGTCCTAGGGCTTGAAACTAACGACCAGCGCtcggacaaaaaaaatctaattgaattttttttgagtttttgtcaggcttttttttttctcagaacctttgattttgatgaggAAAAAATTTCATGCGTGTGAGGGTGTGTGTGCGTGTTCAAGTGCactggagggctcaaaagtgtaatccttgacattcactacaattgattgtgaattctggttgaggaaagctcatggatacttttgaagatgtattgtaaaagCTACCTTTTGCATcttctttaaatactgcatactgcattgtcccaatcttcttgctTTGTTGCAACATAGTAGTTattctctaattctcacaattattcctgcttgccttttcGGTAGAAGCtctgaaattgcaaatagAACCTCAATAACCTACACAAAGAAGAGCAACATTAAAAACATATGCAATTTAGTCCAGGACTCTTCACCGTGAGAGATAGCTAAAATAAAGTACCCAGATGAGGCAAATTTGATCCAGAAGTCTGCATGGCTTAGGGTTTCAATTtggggtccaagttaggagacaactttaatgccttttgatttcaaagattttgaaatactgAAATACATTGAAATCTTtagtaattgcttcaaactttgcaaaattagttgaATGATGTCTTTTCTATgtggcttttttgcttttaaactggcttatttctttgcttttgagaatttttcctatgaaaatgaattatttgctgccttcacaaaaaacttttgtgatcatttggcccacaaaacaattttctttccagCCCTACTAACGACCAATGTCAAGTTCAAAGAGGTATTGTAAAGATTCcagatcaaacatttttttcttcccgtCCGGGTCATAAGTAGCTACGgtgaatgaagatgacgaaAACCAATAAATATAAGACCAGTCAATAAGAGACTAATTGAGCGCCATTTTAGCACCGTAAACTTATTTAATCAAAGGAGGTAGCAAAAAGACTTCCCACCACGGGACTTAATCAAAAACAGCTCAAATTAGCACAATCCTCTATCTTTTTAACTAGGACTTTTAGTTTTCTTGTAGAGTTTATTCGCATTGACAGTTCCTCGGGGGGGGAGAGATAAAATCTGCGAATTGTATAAAGCATTTAATAAAACCAAACACAGAGCAGATATTAGGTGATCTAAGATTACGAGGAAATTCTTTGAAAAGCCTATTAGAATCGGTGAATTTGAACAACTTTCCTAAATTTTCCAAATCTTTGGGCATTTGTAATTTAAAgctggcaaaaaaatgaaaaatagccATTAACCTGAAAAAATGGGCCCAAAATATGATTTGCTAGATTGATGAACCCCCACTCATAACCAGAGGAAAAGAATTACGTAACAGAATTCAAAAATGTAGTCGGCTTGTGTTTCATGATGACAGAGGTGATCTAAAACAATACGATAGAGCTGTTTGCGGTGTGTTCGATCATGGTTTTTTGACAGCCTTGCAGTCTGctgcacatttttgcatttttttctcatgaaaCTTGTAGAGACACTTTTTGAGATTATTCAGAAGTAATATCAAGTAACCATGGAGTTTGGAGTGCATATCATTTTGAGTTTGGTTTTTAGACTTAGTATATTAACTCATCTAGTCATCTCCAAGACACTTCTAAACAATGGTAAAACATATCCAAATCCTCGGATTATCATCATTGGAGCCACAGGAGTGGGCAAGTCGAGTTTAGCTAACGTTCTGTTAGGGCGTGATAAGAACTTTGATGGAGACAATGATATTCACAATTGTTTCACGGTCATGGGTTTGACCAACCATCAAAGCTCAGTGACCAAGAAGACTTGTCCAGATACGGGATACTGGCTCGGAAATACGAATAATTCGAAAGTAACGATTATTGACACTCCTGGTTTTGGTAATGACCTTCTGGAAGAGGAACAAACCATCAACGACTTAGTGACCGTGCTCAAGGACGATATCAAGTATGTTCATGCCTTTGTGATAGCTTTCA
This window harbors:
- the LOC131890220 gene encoding uncharacterized protein LOC131890220, which gives rise to MTPSFRSVLPLSLFFGLCSSYVGNSFEYDSPRRQVEVTNEHLYQSPRIVILGATGVGKSSLANVLLGRDKNYDGRGHLDGCFKVMGLNNHGSSVTKKTCPDAGHWLGNLSAPLFTVIDTPGFGNNLIEEEKTIEGLVNVLKDEIKYIHAFVIAFKQQDNRMTASLRSMIGLFQKMFGDGFWENAILEATHWNYHPKNVEIRDSSEPRLTEKHWSREFNRLFHNEYGLKKPLNAVFIDTFYDPHNPSEVAKFKANTDTLFQFSQSRNPFECKDIKIALTEIRQLQNDIYELENNKREQIKTIQDLLESNYVLNRTLQRAGLTTPAPTLYPASLQNQYCWSNKCYTPTEFALFGIGICVLGILIGIVAVAWFRNQCSPEDKYYSYSVDETPPPIQTSAKNGDIQRHDSSMLSNSDSGGFNSHKYDSVVAVSPNARRDSVVQPGDLSTDVIRCDDQINGNVHYMANGGGPLETMM